A region of Vitis riparia cultivar Riparia Gloire de Montpellier isolate 1030 chromosome 1, EGFV_Vit.rip_1.0, whole genome shotgun sequence DNA encodes the following proteins:
- the LOC117923399 gene encoding uncharacterized protein LOC117923399 produces the protein MQRGMAAESIYKERCIAVDDGGSWGKYMSISGSPDDEYDIISEECLLTVDENREGQAAAFGDDIAIGCLATEFKREIFVVRRHWSLSSFLFSLFFAYAHLLGILILSSQIFSYPIKLMKLNYEEERDP, from the exons ATGCAGAg AGGAATGGCAGCAGAGTCTATTTACAAAGAGAGATGTATTGCTGTGGACGACGGCGGGAGTTGGGGCAAATACATGTCTATCTCTGGTTCTCCTGATGATGAATATGACATCATCTCCGAGGAGTGTTTATTGACTGTAGATGAGAATAGAGAAGGTCAGGCAGCGGCTTTTGGAGATGATATAGCCATTGGATGTCTTGCCACAGAGTTCAAGCGAGAGATATTTGTTGTAAGAAGACATTGGTCCCTTAGTTCGTTCCTATTTTCCTTGTTCTTTGCATATGCCCATTTGCTTGGAATTCTGATTTTATCTTCTCAAATCTTTTCTTATCCAATtaagttaatgaaattaaattatgaagaagaaagagaCCCATAA